One Fusarium oxysporum f. sp. lycopersici 4287 chromosome 8, whole genome shotgun sequence genomic region harbors:
- a CDS encoding pirin (iron-binding nuclear protein) (At least one base has a quality score < 10), whose translation MFRVSPLIAIFVATISILIIIYPSNYFTHIQQLTTNIFTNKTTTITSTTQSQMNAAKNMSKSLRHAKITPHRSSSRGHSDHGWLNTYHSFSFADWYDPRFSHFGSLRVLNEDRVKANSGFPTHPHRDFEIFSYILSGELTHRDSMLTKGKEGGQSDKFYRMHRGDVQFTTGGTGIAHSEFNEHKSDTVHFLQIWAIPWKRGLTPRYHTRHFSDESKRQDFVKILSPLKGGEEATVQQEKDAEPVIPGTIPIHADFVMAAGIIEPSKKFEWTVGGGATEQTKRKVYVHVPMTKGGKAKIRLDGREDSEIHEGDGAFIDGVNAGDKLAVESIGEAEAEVVVLDTA comes from the coding sequence ATGTTTCGCGTCAGTCCCTTGATTGCGATTTTCGTCGCTACAAtttccatcctcatcatcatctatCCAAGCAACTACTTCACTCACATTCAACAACTTACAACAAACATTTTCACAAACAAAACTACAACAATTACCTCAACTACTCAGAGTCAAATGAACGCCGCAAAGAACATGTCCAAGTCTCTCCGTCACGCAAAGATCACTCCTCATCgctccagcagcagaggTCATAGTGATCATGGCTGGTTGAACACTTACCATAGTTTTTCTTTCGCCGACTGGTATGATCCGAGGTTCAGTCACTTTGGTTCTCTTCGCGTCCTCAATGAGGACCGAGTAAAGGCCAACTCGGGTTTCCCTACTCACCCTCACCGGGACTTTGAGATCTTTAGCTACATCCTTTCAGGAGAGCTCACACACCGAGACTCAATGCTCACCAAGGGCAAGGAGGGAGGACAGTCTGACAAGTTCTACCGCATGCATCGTGGAGATGTCCAGTTCACCACTGGTGGAACTGGCATTGCCCACTCGGAATTCAACGAACACAAGTCAGACACAGTCCACTTTCTTCAGATCTGGGCCATCCCCTGGAAGCGTGGTCTTACCCCCCGATACCACACCCGTCACTTCAGCGATGAGTCCAAGAGACAAGACTTTGTCAAGATCCTGAGCCCTCTCAAAGGAGGCGAGGAAGCTACAGTCCAACAGGAGAAGGACGCTGAGCCTGTCATCCCCGGCACCATCCCCATCCACGCCGACTTTGTCATGGCCGCCGGTATCATCGAGCCAAGCAAGAAGTTTGAGTGGACCGTCGGTGGAGGCGCTACTGAGCAAACGAAGAGAAAGGTCTATGTGCATGTGCCCATGACCAAGGGAGGAAAGGCCAAGATCCGCCTGGATGGCCGGGAGGATTCCGAGATTCACGAGGGTGATGGTGCCTTCATTGATGGTGTCAATGCCGGTGACAAGCTCGCCGTTGAGAGCATTGGtgaggccgaggccgaggttgTCGTTCTTGATACTGCTTAA